Proteins from a genomic interval of Phlebotomus papatasi isolate M1 chromosome 3, Ppap_2.1, whole genome shotgun sequence:
- the LOC129805726 gene encoding ADP-ribosylation factor-like protein 6-interacting protein 1, translated as MSNLLNFNSTDQVQKKELNKLKHDLEDWREAILHASRILTWEKAFYPAIIFAAVTVQYLFIWYTDLSELTLFSLTLLLIALLDYLYPIVGKFVFKPEKWTGVQEKEFEGICVNIYNTKQCFYRFAISMIEAKEKKSTLFFLIVSAVLLVLAWIGSTIDNLLLSYLTTLFVLYYPGLCKIGVIAKVKEVLGGVLSANASTTSTKTD; from the exons ATGTCAAATCTACTGAATTTCAATTCAACTGACCAG GTACAGAAGAAGGAGCTGAATAAACTGAAGCATGACCTCGAGGATTGGAGGGAGGCTATTCTGCATGCCAGCAGGATTCTCACCTGGGAGAAGGCTTTCTATCCAGCCATAATTTTTGCTGCAGTGACAGTGCAATACCTCTTTATCTGGTACACTGACCTCTCCGAACTCACCCTCTTCTCCCTCACGCTCCTGCTGATCGCCCTCCTGGATTACCTCTATCCCATTGTGGGCAAATTTGTTTTCAAGCCCGAGAAGTGGACGGGTGTTCAGGAGAAGGAATTCGAGGGCATCTGCGTGAACATTTACAATACCAAGCAATGCTTCTATCGCTTTGCCATTTCCATGATTGAAGCCAAGGAGAAGAAGTCCACTCTG TTCTTTTTGATCGTGAGTGCAGTACTGCTCGTTCTTGCTTGGATTGGATCCACCATTGACAATTTACTTCTCAGCTACTTAACCACTTTGTTTGTCCTCTACTACCCAGGCCTCTGCAAGATTGGCGTTATTGCCAAAGTTAAGGAGGTTTTAGGTGGAGTTCTTTCTGCAAATGCATCAACAACTTCCACCAAAACTGACTAA
- the LOC129805727 gene encoding ubiquitin-conjugating enzyme E2 S, with amino-acid sequence MNSTSNVENLSPQIIRQIVKEMHDLSTNSPEGIKVQINEADVTDIQAIIEGPAGTPYSGGAFRVKLALGKEFPSTPPKAFFLTKIFHPNVAANGEICVNTLKRDWQPDLGIKHILLTIKCLLICPNAESALNEEAGKMLLERYDDYSQRAKMMTEIHAQTAKSMVQSEEEGPLSKKKAQDKKKEKLIKEKKRNLKRL; translated from the exons ATGAATTCG ACATCGAATGTGGAAAATCTATCACCGCAAATCATCCGGCAGATCGTGAAGGAGATGCATGATCTGTCCACAAATTCACCAGAAGGCATCAAAGTACAAATAAATGAAGCTGACGTGACGGACATTCAAGCAATAATCGAAGGACCAG CTGGAACGCCCTATTCCGGTGGCGCCTTCCGCGTGAAACTGGCCCTTGGGAAGGAATTCCCGTCAACACCGCCCAAAGCATTTTTCCTCACGAAGATCTTTCATCCAAATGTGGCGGCTAATGGAGAGATTTGTGTGAATACACTGAAGCGGGATTGGCAGCCAGATCTGGGCATTAAGCACATTCTCCTTACCATCAAGTGTCTCCTCATCTGCCCCAATGCTGAGTCGGCGCTCAACGAAGAGGCCGGCAAGATGCTGCTGGAACGATACGATGATTATTCCCAGAGGGCTAAGATGATGACGGAAATTCATGCGCAGACGGCCAAGTCGATGGTTCAGAGCGAAGAGGAGGGTCCACTGTCGAAGAAGAAGGCCCAAGACAAGAAGAAGGAGAAGCTGATTAAAGAGAAGAAGCGCAATCTCAAGCGATTATGA